Proteins encoded by one window of Roseibium sp. Sym1:
- a CDS encoding PDR/VanB family oxidoreductase: MQQMRMRVASRIVLTPSIVEFTLVPVGDCKLPSFDPGAHITVETPSGAMRRYSLVNDGFEPTEYVVAIKREPQSRGGSASMHDDAHVGSELNIEPPENDFPLTDVQKYLLIAGGIGITPIYSMARYLDKKGKALRIIYVTRSAEEAAYLAELNEAFEGRIIVHHDNGDPDAVYDFWDDLVTPRATHVFCCGPKPLMDEIKAVSGHWPEGRIHFEDFKPVDVVRQDDVAFEVELKKSGETVTVPKDRSILEALRDAGFATSSSCESGTCGTCKTRLLVGEADHRDMVLMDEEKGDYIMICVSRAKSGRLVLDL; the protein is encoded by the coding sequence ATGCAGCAAATGAGAATGCGAGTCGCAAGTAGAATCGTTTTGACACCGAGCATCGTGGAATTCACGTTGGTTCCGGTCGGCGACTGTAAGCTTCCCAGTTTCGATCCAGGTGCGCATATCACAGTCGAAACGCCGTCAGGTGCCATGCGCCGTTACTCGCTCGTGAACGACGGTTTCGAGCCGACTGAATACGTCGTTGCCATCAAACGTGAGCCGCAATCTCGAGGCGGATCCGCGTCGATGCATGACGATGCGCATGTTGGTTCCGAGCTGAATATTGAGCCGCCGGAGAACGATTTCCCCCTGACGGATGTTCAGAAGTATCTACTGATAGCAGGCGGCATTGGTATTACGCCGATTTATTCCATGGCGCGATATCTCGACAAAAAAGGCAAAGCGCTACGCATCATATACGTCACTCGAAGCGCAGAAGAGGCTGCCTATCTTGCGGAGCTGAACGAAGCCTTCGAGGGCAGGATCATAGTTCATCATGACAACGGCGATCCTGACGCGGTTTATGATTTCTGGGACGATCTAGTCACGCCAAGAGCAACACATGTCTTTTGCTGTGGACCAAAGCCTTTAATGGACGAGATCAAGGCAGTTTCCGGCCATTGGCCGGAGGGGCGGATCCATTTTGAGGACTTTAAACCGGTCGATGTGGTGCGTCAGGACGACGTCGCCTTCGAAGTGGAACTGAAAAAGAGCGGGGAAACAGTCACCGTTCCTAAAGATCGCTCAATCTTGGAAGCGCTTCGGGATGCCGGTTTTGCGACGAGCAGTTCATGTGAAAGCGGAACATGTGGAACGTGCAAGACCCGTCTCCTGGTGGGGGAAGCCGATCATCGCGACATGGTTTTGATGGACGAGGAAAAAGGCGATTACATCATGATCTGCGTGTCGCGG